Proteins from a genomic interval of Streptomyces sp. Tu6071:
- a CDS encoding DUF397 domain-containing protein: protein MSNAPRWFKSSYSNNGGSCVEVATNLVPAHGIVPVRDSKNPGGPSLALHTSAFAGFVSGVKRGDFDV, encoded by the coding sequence GTGAGTAACGCTCCCCGCTGGTTCAAGTCCTCGTACAGCAACAACGGCGGAAGCTGCGTCGAGGTCGCCACCAACCTCGTCCCCGCCCACGGCATCGTCCCGGTCCGTGATTCCAAGAACCCCGGCGGCCCCTCCCTCGCCCTCCACACGTCCGCCTTCGCCGGGTTCGTCTCCGGTGTGAAGCGTGGCGACTTCGACGTCTGA
- a CDS encoding DUF397 domain-containing protein, with protein MAEWRKSTYSDNGGSCVEAAADWRTSTYSNNGGQCVEVATNTPHTIPVRDSKNPAGPHLCLTPTAFTTFVASVQRGTFDL; from the coding sequence ATGGCGGAGTGGCGCAAGTCCACGTACAGCGACAACGGTGGGAGCTGCGTGGAAGCGGCGGCGGACTGGCGTACGTCCACGTACAGCAACAACGGGGGCCAGTGTGTGGAGGTCGCCACCAACACCCCCCACACCATCCCCGTCCGCGACTCGAAGAACCCGGCAGGACCACACCTCTGCCTCACCCCCACCGCCTTCACCACCTTCGTGGCAAGCGTGCAGCGCGGCACCTTCGACCTCTGA
- a CDS encoding DUF397 domain-containing protein — protein MAEWRKSTYSDNGGDCVEAAANWRTSSYSDNGGTCVEVATNTPHTIPLRDSKNPTGPHLHLTPTAFTTFVASVQRGTFDL, from the coding sequence ATGGCGGAGTGGCGCAAGTCCACGTACAGCGACAACGGAGGCGACTGCGTGGAGGCGGCGGCGAACTGGCGTACGTCCTCGTACAGCGACAACGGCGGCACGTGCGTGGAGGTCGCCACCAACACCCCCCACACCATCCCCCTCCGCGACTCCAAGAACCCCACAGGCCCCCACCTCCACCTCACCCCCACCGCCTTCACCACCTTCGTGGCAAGCGTGCAGCGCGGCACCTTCGACCTCTGA